A genomic region of Pyramidobacter porci contains the following coding sequences:
- a CDS encoding peptidoglycan D,D-transpeptidase FtsI family protein: MPEGRTGETKREPCCRKIQWCLVFIVMAWYLAALVKVHIYPDRRAAEQLAKQYQQNERKAMDRGSIYDGRGEPLALSVTTYSVFLDPGVEGFEPGSLDNLAPYIGKVKVQALGKKLDRRFYWIKRYLERSEAEEIVKNCGKGFYIREERKRIYPKGNMLSHLLGFCDQDGWGLAGIELMWNGTLVVPEKMHTSYRGAPAAVDVTQGAKSHSGKQGLYLTIDSEIQYAIERFLGAQAAEIKAPWAAGICLETRTGAIKAMASYPVFDSNNRSTFKNLKALSNNAVNRVYEPGSTFKPIMVAMALEQGRVKQGDSFRCPAHLKVADGYISDSHPKDNGVMKVAQIIEKSSNVGMAQIGMKMPPFSTYEEMRSWGIGSRTGIKLNGEEVGLLPTADKWYGITPANVAIGQGFAVTPLQLVTAFNAIVNDGVLLRPYLVRSAVDGEGHQVYHSEPMEVNRVVSPRNSKWLRGVLRQVVVSGTGKPADSELVHVAGKTGTAQVARNGKYVKGLYNSSMIGFWPANDPEYTMLIVFGDVTGSLYYGGPVAGSVFKKIVDEVERLKGIGVK; the protein is encoded by the coding sequence ATGCCGGAAGGGAGAACGGGTGAGACGAAAAGAGAGCCGTGCTGCAGAAAAATTCAGTGGTGTCTCGTCTTTATCGTGATGGCCTGGTATCTGGCCGCGCTGGTGAAGGTCCATATTTACCCGGATCGTCGGGCGGCCGAGCAGCTCGCCAAGCAATATCAGCAGAACGAGCGCAAGGCGATGGACCGGGGCAGCATCTATGACGGCCGCGGCGAGCCGCTGGCTCTCTCCGTTACGACATACAGCGTGTTTCTCGATCCGGGAGTGGAAGGTTTTGAGCCCGGCAGTCTCGACAATCTGGCGCCTTATATCGGCAAGGTGAAAGTGCAGGCCCTGGGCAAAAAATTGGATCGTCGCTTTTATTGGATCAAACGTTATCTTGAGCGCAGCGAAGCAGAAGAGATCGTAAAGAACTGCGGCAAGGGATTTTACATCAGAGAGGAACGCAAACGGATCTACCCGAAGGGAAATATGCTTTCACACCTGCTGGGATTCTGCGATCAGGACGGCTGGGGGCTTGCCGGCATCGAGCTGATGTGGAACGGCACGCTGGTGGTTCCCGAAAAAATGCACACGAGTTACCGTGGCGCGCCGGCGGCCGTGGACGTGACGCAGGGGGCGAAGTCCCACAGCGGAAAGCAGGGATTGTACCTGACCATCGATTCTGAAATACAATATGCAATAGAGCGTTTTCTTGGCGCTCAAGCCGCCGAGATCAAGGCTCCCTGGGCGGCGGGAATTTGTCTGGAAACGAGGACCGGCGCCATCAAGGCCATGGCCAGTTATCCCGTTTTCGATTCAAACAATCGTTCTACATTCAAGAATCTGAAAGCCTTGAGCAACAATGCCGTAAACCGGGTGTACGAACCGGGGTCGACCTTTAAACCCATTATGGTCGCCATGGCGCTTGAACAGGGAAGAGTGAAACAGGGCGATTCATTCCGTTGTCCCGCGCATTTGAAGGTGGCCGACGGTTATATCAGCGATTCCCATCCGAAGGACAACGGCGTCATGAAGGTGGCACAGATCATCGAAAAATCGTCGAACGTGGGCATGGCCCAGATCGGCATGAAAATGCCTCCCTTCAGTACGTATGAGGAAATGCGCTCTTGGGGGATCGGTTCCCGCACGGGCATCAAACTGAACGGTGAGGAAGTGGGGCTGTTGCCGACGGCTGACAAGTGGTACGGGATCACTCCGGCGAACGTCGCCATCGGGCAAGGTTTCGCGGTGACGCCGCTTCAGCTTGTCACGGCTTTCAACGCTATCGTCAACGACGGCGTGCTCCTCCGTCCTTATCTGGTGCGTTCGGCCGTCGACGGCGAAGGGCATCAGGTGTATCACTCCGAACCGATGGAGGTGAACCGCGTCGTCTCGCCGCGAAATTCCAAATGGCTTCGCGGCGTCCTGCGCCAGGTAGTGGTCAGCGGCACGGGCAAACCGGCCGACAGCGAGCTGGTCCACGTAGCCGGAAAAACCGGTACCGCTCAGGTTGCCCGGAACGGGAAGTACGTCAAAGGGCTTTACAATTCGTCCATGATCGGCTTCTGGCCCGCGAACGATCCTGAGTATACCATGCTGATCGTTTTCGGCGATGTGACGGGCAGTTTGTACTACGGCGGTCCCGTCGCCGGTTCGGTTTTTAAAAAAATTGTCGACGAAGTGGAACGTCTGAAGGGCATCGGAGTCAAGTAA
- the rsmH gene encoding 16S rRNA (cytosine(1402)-N(4))-methyltransferase RsmH, with amino-acid sequence MEFEHVPVLLTKVVESMDLKADALIVDGTLGLGGYSEAFLKRSPRWRVIGIDRDERARDIARQRLAPFGERFLALDGDFRNMRELCASVEIQTVDCVVLDLGVSNMQLADSQRGFSFREDGPLDMRMNPAGGARAASELVNELSRESLTDIFRKYGEERFAWSIAGEIVKERLKRPIATTAELVDVIRRGIPAPVMRKMNGHPARKVFQALRIAVNDELGALERGLSEAFSLLVEEGRLLVVTYHSLEDRIVKRRFKEWNEEGKGVLEPRKGQVPDDEEVERNPKSRSARLRGFLKKNMSNKVKGRIGPWRRV; translated from the coding sequence TTGGAGTTTGAGCACGTTCCCGTGCTCCTGACGAAAGTCGTCGAGAGCATGGATCTCAAAGCCGACGCGTTGATCGTCGACGGCACGCTGGGATTGGGCGGTTATTCGGAAGCGTTTTTGAAGCGCTCTCCCCGGTGGAGGGTCATTGGCATCGATCGTGATGAACGGGCGCGAGACATCGCCCGTCAGCGGCTGGCCCCTTTTGGGGAACGTTTTTTGGCTCTCGACGGAGATTTTCGGAACATGAGAGAACTTTGCGCGTCTGTCGAGATTCAGACAGTTGACTGTGTGGTGCTCGATCTGGGCGTGTCGAATATGCAGCTGGCCGACAGTCAACGCGGTTTTTCATTCCGCGAGGACGGGCCGCTGGATATGCGGATGAATCCCGCTGGAGGAGCTCGAGCGGCGTCGGAATTAGTGAATGAACTTTCGCGAGAATCTCTGACGGATATTTTTCGAAAGTACGGTGAAGAGCGTTTCGCCTGGAGCATCGCCGGCGAGATCGTCAAAGAACGGCTGAAAAGGCCGATAGCGACCACGGCGGAACTGGTCGATGTGATCCGCCGGGGGATTCCCGCCCCGGTGATGCGCAAGATGAACGGCCATCCGGCGCGCAAGGTGTTCCAAGCCTTGCGGATTGCGGTGAACGACGAACTGGGCGCGCTGGAGCGGGGCTTGAGCGAAGCTTTTTCGCTCCTGGTAGAGGAAGGGCGGCTGCTTGTCGTGACGTACCACTCGTTGGAGGACCGCATCGTCAAGCGGCGGTTTAAGGAGTGGAACGAAGAGGGGAAAGGCGTTCTGGAGCCGCGAAAGGGACAGGTTCCTGACGACGAGGAAGTGGAACGCAACCCGAAGTCGCGTAGCGCACGGCTTCGCGGCTTTCTCAAGAAAAACATGTCGAACAAGGTGAAAGGGCGGATCGGACCATGGCGCAGGGTGTAA
- a CDS encoding UDP-N-acetylmuramoyl-L-alanyl-D-glutamate--2,6-diaminopimelate ligase — translation MDRRLKRGLEDLKNAGLLTDIGGDWNKIPADCTLKSDSRTVGPGDIFACVVGLHADGHRFIEQVLKAGVSYLLIQRPVSGLPIPWIQVTDVRAAMGYIAAALNEEPSEKMKMFAVTGTQGKSTTSYMVRSILQNCGVKCGLLGTIVYDDGSASVLADRTTPEGSEIQQFLKSMVENGCQACSMECSSHGIVQGRLSGCVYDGAVFTNLTPEHLDFHGTMANYYEAKATLFRKYLKPGAAVAPNAASEYGRRLAAEFPEAMTWALEAPARLQGTNVKLDIDGSEFDLTLDGRKMGRVHIPLSGRYNVENALGAAAVCLAEGCDEKKVVAGLALMPQVPGRMERLNLDNGVRVVIDYAHTADALKALLETLRPLTEGRLVSLFGHGGDRFAGHRPLLGRAAAQKADRIFVTMDNPRTEDPVKIAEQIMAGIKEVRADDCWSIELPRDAAIRKALDWCRRGDLLVLSGKGPEAYLEINGVKYPYSDRSVVEGWSCERGVKIR, via the coding sequence ATGGATCGGCGATTAAAAAGAGGACTTGAAGATCTGAAAAATGCTGGGCTTCTGACAGATATCGGCGGTGACTGGAACAAAATACCGGCGGACTGCACCCTGAAAAGCGACTCCCGGACCGTCGGCCCGGGAGATATTTTTGCTTGCGTCGTAGGGCTTCATGCGGACGGGCATCGTTTCATCGAGCAGGTGCTGAAAGCCGGTGTGTCGTATCTTTTGATTCAGCGCCCTGTGTCGGGACTGCCGATCCCTTGGATCCAGGTAACCGACGTCCGGGCGGCGATGGGATATATCGCCGCGGCTTTGAACGAAGAGCCGTCTGAAAAGATGAAAATGTTCGCCGTTACGGGAACGCAGGGCAAAAGCACCACCAGCTACATGGTGCGCAGCATTCTGCAAAACTGCGGCGTCAAATGCGGCCTGCTGGGAACGATCGTTTACGACGACGGTTCCGCGTCTGTGCTCGCCGACCGCACGACGCCCGAGGGCAGCGAAATTCAGCAGTTCTTGAAAAGCATGGTCGAGAACGGCTGCCAGGCCTGTTCCATGGAATGCTCCTCGCACGGCATCGTGCAGGGACGTCTGAGCGGATGCGTTTACGACGGTGCCGTTTTCACCAATCTGACGCCCGAACATCTCGACTTTCACGGGACGATGGCGAATTACTACGAAGCCAAGGCGACGCTGTTCCGCAAATATCTGAAGCCGGGCGCGGCCGTGGCGCCGAACGCCGCCAGCGAATACGGCCGCCGTCTTGCGGCCGAGTTTCCGGAGGCCATGACCTGGGCTCTCGAAGCTCCGGCCCGCCTGCAGGGGACGAATGTAAAGCTCGATATCGACGGGAGCGAATTCGACCTGACCCTCGACGGGCGAAAGATGGGGCGCGTTCATATCCCGCTTTCGGGGCGCTATAACGTGGAAAACGCGCTTGGCGCGGCGGCCGTCTGTTTAGCCGAAGGCTGCGACGAAAAAAAAGTCGTCGCAGGTCTGGCTCTCATGCCTCAGGTGCCCGGACGCATGGAACGCCTGAATCTCGACAACGGCGTGCGCGTCGTCATCGATTACGCGCACACGGCGGATGCGCTGAAAGCGCTGTTGGAAACGCTGCGCCCGTTGACCGAAGGACGACTCGTCAGTCTCTTCGGGCACGGCGGCGACCGTTTCGCCGGGCATCGTCCGTTGCTGGGGCGGGCAGCGGCGCAGAAAGCCGATCGGATCTTCGTCACCATGGACAACCCGCGCACGGAAGATCCCGTAAAAATCGCCGAACAGATTATGGCGGGCATCAAAGAAGTTCGCGCCGACGATTGCTGGTCCATTGAACTTCCTCGAGACGCCGCGATCCGCAAGGCGCTGGACTGGTGCCGCCGCGGCGATCTGCTGGTGCTCTCCGGCAAGGGGCCGGAAGCGTATCTGGAAATCAACGGTGTCAAATATCCTTACAGCGACCGGTCGGTCGTCGAGGGCTGGAGCTGCGAGAGGGGAGTGAAGATCCGGTGA